The DNA segment ATGCGGTACGTTTTAACGGCAAGCTGATCGGTTATCCGGTCGCTGTGGAAGCATTATCACTGATTTATAACAAAGACTTGATCAAGACACCGCCGAAGAGCTGGGAAGAAATTCCGGCTTTAGATAAAGAGTTACGCGCCAAAGGTAAGAGCGCCATCATGTGGAACCTGCAAGAGCCGTACTTCTCTTGGCCATTGTTGGCAGCAGCAGGTGGTTATGCTTTCAAAGCGACTCCGGAAGGCTATGATGCGAAAAATGTTGGTGTGAACAATGCCGGTGCGCAAGCCAGCCTGCAATTCATTGTCGATTTGATCAAAAACAAACATATCTCTGCGGATGTGGATTACTCGATTGCCGATGCGGCCTTCAATAAAGGTGAAACCGCGATGACCATCAATGGTCCGTGGGCCTGGAGCAACTCAGATAAGAGCGGCATCCATTATGGCGTGGCACAGTTGCCAACCTTCAAAGGCAAAATGTCGAAAGCGTTTGTGGGTGTGTTGACTGCCGGTATTAATGCGGCCAGCCCGAATAAAGATCTGGCGGCTGAGTTTTTGGAAAACTACCTGCTGACCGACGAAGGTCTGGCATCAGTCAACAAAGACAAACCGTTGGGTGCGGTTTC comes from the uncultured Tolumonas sp. genome and includes:
- the malE gene encoding maltose/maltodextrin ABC transporter substrate-binding protein MalE; the encoded protein is MKKIKNLALTALAALVISAPAMAKLQEGKLVIWINGDKGYNGLAEVGKKFEKDTGVQVLVEHPDKMEEKYPQVAASGDGPDIVFWAHDRFGGYAQSGLLTEVHPSKALKDKMFPFTWDAVRFNGKLIGYPVAVEALSLIYNKDLIKTPPKSWEEIPALDKELRAKGKSAIMWNLQEPYFSWPLLAAAGGYAFKATPEGYDAKNVGVNNAGAQASLQFIVDLIKNKHISADVDYSIADAAFNKGETAMTINGPWAWSNSDKSGIHYGVAQLPTFKGKMSKAFVGVLTAGINAASPNKDLAAEFLENYLLTDEGLASVNKDKPLGAVSLMSYQKKLEADPRIAATMANAREGEIMPNIPQMTAFWYAEKNAIINATTGRQPVKAALDEVAKQMTK